A stretch of Paenibacillus peoriae DNA encodes these proteins:
- the rimI gene encoding ribosomal protein S18-alanine N-acetyltransferase — protein MAKNIQREEKLEFRLMQLDDIPDVLEIEHEAFTLPWTEEAFRNELTMNHFAKYMIMELDGQAIGYAGMWTIMDEAHITNIAIREAYRGRKLGDKLLNELMQTASYLGMERMTLEVRVTNRIAQGLYEKKGFKPAGVRKGYYSDNNEDAVIMWADLPAHGASGEQEGSVQKQ, from the coding sequence ATGGCAAAGAACATACAGCGGGAAGAGAAACTTGAGTTTCGCTTGATGCAACTGGATGATATTCCCGATGTGCTGGAGATTGAGCATGAAGCGTTCACGCTACCGTGGACGGAGGAAGCATTCCGCAATGAGCTGACGATGAATCATTTCGCTAAATATATGATTATGGAACTAGACGGACAAGCCATTGGTTACGCAGGCATGTGGACGATTATGGATGAGGCCCATATTACGAATATTGCGATTCGTGAGGCTTATCGCGGACGCAAGCTTGGAGACAAGCTGTTGAATGAGCTGATGCAGACCGCATCTTATTTAGGGATGGAACGTATGACGCTAGAGGTGCGGGTAACGAACCGGATCGCTCAGGGCTTGTATGAGAAAAAAGGCTTTAAGCCCGCAGGTGTGCGCAAAGGCTATTATTCGGATAATAACGAGGATGCCGTGATCATGTGGGCGGATCTTCCCGCGCATGGGGCATCCGGTGAACAGGAAGGAAGCGTGCAGAAGCAATGA
- the tsaD gene encoding tRNA (adenosine(37)-N6)-threonylcarbamoyltransferase complex transferase subunit TsaD: protein MTQEEKAGTGSAPGKPCYILAVETSCDETAVSVVKNGTEVLSNLISSQIETHKAFGGVVPEVASRKHVESITYMLDEAMQTSGITPREISAVAVTQGPGLVGALLVGIVAAKSAALAFGKPLIGTHHIAGHIYANQLEHDIVYPCIALVVSGGHTELVLMESEGHFQLIGRTRDDAVGEAYDKVARAIGFPYPGGPHVDRVAHESEEVVTLPRAWLEPDSYDFSFSGLKSAVLNVINQTKMRGETVHVGAIARGFQESVVEVLVEKAIRAMREYGAKQLLLCGGVAANRGLRTALRERCEREGIDLLVPSMKYCTDNAAMIGAAAYAKWKRGEFTSLDMKADPGLSLEEWSVQT from the coding sequence ATGACGCAAGAGGAAAAAGCAGGTACAGGCTCCGCCCCCGGCAAGCCTTGCTATATACTGGCAGTGGAAACGAGTTGTGATGAGACGGCTGTTTCTGTCGTGAAAAATGGCACAGAGGTGCTCTCAAATTTGATTTCCAGTCAGATTGAAACACACAAAGCCTTTGGTGGTGTTGTACCAGAGGTGGCTTCACGCAAACATGTAGAGAGCATCACCTATATGCTGGACGAGGCCATGCAAACATCGGGAATTACCCCTCGTGAGATTTCGGCGGTTGCCGTGACACAAGGACCAGGACTGGTTGGCGCATTGCTGGTTGGTATTGTCGCCGCTAAGAGTGCTGCTTTGGCATTCGGCAAGCCGTTAATCGGGACGCATCATATCGCGGGACATATTTATGCCAATCAGTTGGAGCATGATATCGTATATCCGTGCATTGCTCTCGTTGTGTCAGGAGGACATACAGAGCTAGTGCTGATGGAGTCCGAAGGTCATTTTCAACTCATTGGTCGTACAAGGGATGATGCGGTTGGGGAAGCCTACGACAAAGTAGCGAGAGCCATTGGATTTCCGTATCCCGGCGGTCCGCATGTGGATCGTGTGGCTCATGAATCGGAGGAAGTGGTTACTTTGCCGCGTGCATGGTTGGAGCCAGATTCTTATGACTTTAGCTTTAGTGGCTTGAAATCGGCGGTGCTGAATGTAATTAACCAGACGAAAATGCGCGGAGAAACCGTTCATGTCGGAGCGATCGCAAGAGGTTTTCAAGAGTCGGTCGTCGAGGTGCTGGTGGAAAAGGCGATTCGTGCCATGCGTGAATACGGTGCGAAGCAGCTCCTGCTTTGTGGCGGTGTGGCTGCTAATCGCGGACTGCGTACAGCATTGCGGGAGCGCTGTGAGCGCGAAGGAATCGATCTGCTTGTACCATCGATGAAATATTGCACAGATAATGCAGCGATGATCGGCGCTGCGGCCTACGCCAAATGGAAGCGCGGGGAATTTACCTCATTGGATATGAAGGCTGATCCAGGGCTGTCTCTGGAAGAATGGTCTGTCCAAACTTAA
- a CDS encoding ABC-F family ATP-binding cassette domain-containing protein, with protein sequence MLLQVTGITKSYGIEPVLDGINLQILERERIGLVGVNGAGKSTLLKIIAGEISYDSGQIFKAKETSIGYLAQNSGLNSDRSIWGEMMLVFTPLIEAERELRQMEQDIADLANAQNEKRYADLLERYARRSDWFKDHGGYEMETRIRSVLHGMGFGSFAPETPVATLSGGQKTRLALARILLLAPDVLMLDEPTNYLDIQTLTWLEDYLRGYSGSLLVVSHDRYFLDRLVTTIIEIERHRSTRYTGNYSRYMELKAAEYETNLKHYEKQQGEIARLEAFVQRNIVRASTTKRAQSRRKQLDKMERMDRPMGDLKKAHFSFETAHMSGKEVLEVRDLSVGYEGKKPLFQHASFDLKRGDTVALIGPNGIGKSTLLKCLTGSLKPAAGSIHWGTKIKIGLYDQEQTNLNPANTVLEELWSEYPHMEEARIRTVLGNFLFSGDDVLKKVAALSGGEKARVSLAKLMLREANVLILDEPTNHLDLFSKEVLEAALMDYDGTLLFISHDRYFLNKMAERVIELHPGGIEHFLGNYDDYVAKKQELEEIAQEALEANQAARGKTSATSASVTDETTSKSRAATYAADKQAKSEERSRQRKLEALENQIKTLEEQILGLEEQMTLPEIYQDYTALQNIQAQLDTHKQELTETYASWEELLEE encoded by the coding sequence ATGCTATTGCAAGTAACCGGAATTACTAAATCTTATGGAATTGAGCCCGTTCTGGACGGGATTAACCTTCAAATATTGGAACGTGAACGTATTGGACTCGTAGGTGTGAACGGTGCAGGCAAATCGACCCTGCTCAAAATCATTGCTGGTGAAATATCCTATGACAGTGGACAAATTTTCAAGGCAAAGGAGACCAGCATCGGTTATCTGGCGCAAAACAGCGGCTTGAATTCTGACCGTTCTATCTGGGGGGAAATGATGCTGGTGTTCACTCCCCTGATTGAAGCGGAACGGGAACTGCGGCAAATGGAACAGGACATCGCTGACCTGGCCAATGCTCAAAACGAAAAACGCTACGCAGATCTGCTGGAACGCTATGCACGTCGTTCAGACTGGTTCAAGGATCACGGTGGTTATGAAATGGAGACCCGTATTCGCAGCGTGCTGCACGGCATGGGCTTTGGCTCATTTGCACCTGAAACGCCTGTAGCTACCTTGAGCGGAGGACAGAAAACTCGGCTTGCGCTAGCGCGCATCCTACTGCTCGCCCCAGATGTCCTCATGCTTGATGAGCCTACCAACTATCTGGATATTCAAACACTAACCTGGTTGGAGGACTATTTGCGCGGCTACTCCGGTTCTCTGCTGGTTGTATCACATGACCGTTATTTTCTGGACCGACTGGTAACGACGATTATTGAAATCGAACGCCATCGTTCTACCCGATATACAGGCAACTACAGCCGCTACATGGAGTTGAAAGCTGCCGAGTACGAAACGAATCTGAAGCATTACGAAAAGCAGCAAGGAGAAATTGCCCGTTTAGAAGCATTCGTACAACGTAATATTGTGCGGGCTTCTACGACCAAACGCGCTCAAAGTCGGCGCAAGCAGTTAGATAAAATGGAGCGTATGGATCGACCGATGGGAGACTTGAAAAAGGCTCATTTTTCCTTTGAAACAGCCCATATGTCAGGTAAGGAAGTACTGGAGGTCCGTGACCTCTCTGTGGGATATGAAGGGAAAAAGCCTTTATTCCAGCACGCATCGTTCGACTTAAAACGTGGAGATACCGTGGCACTGATTGGTCCGAACGGGATCGGAAAATCGACGTTGCTCAAATGTCTGACCGGATCACTTAAACCTGCTGCGGGCTCCATCCACTGGGGCACGAAAATCAAAATCGGTCTGTATGACCAGGAGCAGACGAACCTGAACCCTGCCAACACCGTACTGGAGGAGTTGTGGAGCGAGTATCCTCATATGGAAGAAGCACGTATTCGTACAGTGCTGGGTAATTTCCTGTTTAGCGGTGACGATGTACTAAAAAAAGTAGCTGCATTAAGCGGAGGGGAAAAAGCCCGCGTTTCTCTGGCCAAGCTCATGCTGCGCGAAGCCAACGTATTAATTCTCGATGAGCCTACCAACCATCTGGATCTGTTTAGCAAGGAAGTGCTGGAAGCGGCTTTGATGGACTATGACGGTACACTGTTGTTCATTTCCCATGACCGTTATTTCCTGAACAAAATGGCGGAACGTGTCATCGAGCTTCATCCTGGAGGGATAGAACATTTCCTGGGGAATTATGATGACTATGTAGCTAAAAAGCAGGAATTGGAGGAAATTGCGCAGGAAGCTTTGGAGGCAAATCAGGCCGCACGCGGCAAAACATCGGCTACCTCTGCATCCGTGACAGACGAGACCACATCCAAATCACGCGCCGCCACCTATGCTGCAGACAAACAAGCCAAAAGCGAGGAACGTAGCCGTCAACGCAAGCTGGAGGCATTGGAAAACCAGATCAAAACGCTGGAAGAACAAATTTTAGGGCTGGAGGAACAAATGACCCTACCTGAGATTTATCAGGATTACACAGCGCTTCAGAATATTCAGGCACAGCTCGACACCCATAAACAGGAATTGACTGAAACCTATGCCTCTTGGGAAGAGCTGTTAGAAGAATAG
- a CDS encoding 5-formyltetrahydrofolate cyclo-ligase, producing MDVCNVKNALRLQQREARDSMDPLTRQKASAVACRHAIEAWEQLRIDRNGDKLTLFSYLSFGSEISTTPLIEHCWSQGDRVLAPRVDSVTRTMELREMDQNGDIVPGVWNIPEPALTCKEWSPEMWTGIDWVVVPGLAFDRRGGRIGYGGGYYDRFTVQVEAEKRNNSHVGPLYVSLLLPGQLLTQVPMEPRDLRVDVLFTLDGRLDCDYAKLTNDE from the coding sequence ATGGATGTCTGTAATGTGAAGAACGCGCTGCGTTTGCAGCAACGGGAGGCGCGTGACTCCATGGACCCGCTGACAAGGCAGAAGGCATCGGCTGTGGCCTGTCGGCATGCAATCGAGGCATGGGAGCAGCTTAGAATAGACAGAAACGGAGATAAGCTAACCTTATTTAGTTATCTCTCTTTTGGCAGCGAGATTTCGACGACTCCCCTCATTGAGCATTGCTGGTCACAGGGAGATCGTGTCCTGGCTCCAAGAGTGGATTCGGTAACTCGGACGATGGAGCTGAGGGAGATGGATCAGAACGGAGATATTGTACCCGGCGTCTGGAACATCCCTGAGCCTGCTTTGACATGCAAGGAATGGTCGCCTGAAATGTGGACGGGAATTGACTGGGTTGTTGTGCCTGGCTTGGCCTTTGATCGTCGAGGGGGCAGGATTGGCTACGGCGGAGGCTATTATGACCGCTTTACCGTACAGGTAGAGGCAGAGAAGCGTAACAACAGCCACGTAGGTCCGCTGTATGTCTCGCTGCTACTGCCGGGACAATTGCTCACACAGGTGCCTATGGAGCCAAGGGATTTGCGAGTGGACGTGCTGTTTACTCTGGATGGACGCTTAGATTGTGATTATGCAAAATTGACAAATGATGAATGA
- the moaC gene encoding cyclic pyranopterin monophosphate synthase MoaC — protein sequence MDSFTHFNEQGRARMVDISGKTSTVRTAVAVTQITMNPATLTAVKEGRIGKGDVLAVAQVAGIQGAKKTSDWIPMCHPLALTGVNITFSDNGHDVLHIEVEVKTEGKTGVEMEALTAASAAALTVYDMCKALQKDMIIGPTMLQSKTGGKHGDFQREDHREP from the coding sequence GTGGATTCCTTTACTCATTTTAACGAACAGGGACGTGCTCGTATGGTAGATATTTCGGGTAAAACGTCTACGGTTCGTACAGCAGTTGCCGTGACTCAGATTACGATGAATCCGGCTACATTGACGGCTGTAAAAGAAGGAAGAATCGGCAAGGGTGATGTTCTTGCTGTGGCCCAGGTCGCAGGGATTCAAGGCGCGAAAAAAACGTCAGACTGGATACCGATGTGTCATCCACTGGCTCTGACAGGCGTGAACATTACTTTTTCCGATAATGGACATGATGTGCTTCATATTGAAGTTGAAGTGAAGACCGAAGGTAAGACAGGTGTAGAAATGGAAGCTTTGACAGCGGCTTCAGCCGCAGCGTTAACCGTGTATGATATGTGCAAGGCGCTGCAAAAAGATATGATCATCGGCCCTACCATGCTGCAATCCAAAACAGGTGGCAAGCATGGGGATTTTCAACGGGAGGACCACCGGGAACCTTGA
- a CDS encoding MogA/MoaB family molybdenum cofactor biosynthesis protein — MVWKTAILTASDKGARGEREDTSAQVIRELIEEELGGEIVEYRIVPDEPDEIIAALIEMTDYFHADLVLTTGGTELAIRDVTPEATRRVVEREVPGMAEAMRMIVMQKNPAAMLFRGIVGIRGRTLIVNLPGTPKGVHENLAAIMDQLPEALLMVTGQFR; from the coding sequence ATGGTGTGGAAAACGGCGATCCTAACAGCCAGTGATAAAGGGGCAAGGGGAGAGCGTGAGGATACAAGCGCACAGGTCATCCGGGAACTCATCGAAGAAGAACTGGGCGGAGAGATTGTGGAATACCGGATCGTTCCCGATGAACCGGATGAAATTATTGCTGCTTTAATCGAAATGACCGATTATTTTCATGCAGACCTGGTACTAACTACGGGCGGGACTGAGCTGGCCATTCGTGATGTGACACCCGAGGCGACTCGGCGGGTTGTGGAACGGGAAGTGCCGGGTATGGCAGAGGCCATGAGAATGATCGTGATGCAGAAAAATCCAGCGGCTATGCTATTCCGTGGAATCGTGGGAATACGCGGACGTACACTGATCGTCAATTTGCCAGGAACGCCCAAAGGCGTGCATGAAAATTTGGCAGCGATAATGGACCAGCTTCCAGAAGCGTTGCTTATGGTGACAGGTCAGTTCCGGTAG
- a CDS encoding twin-arginine translocase TatA/TatE family subunit, producing MPNIGAPGYILLIILALLLFGPNKLPELGRAVGRTFREFKNGARDILSEDERTERKDSKDSVVKASQTTSSEVQPQPEDKRLS from the coding sequence ATGCCCAATATTGGAGCACCGGGTTATATTTTGTTAATTATTCTGGCGCTGCTGCTATTTGGTCCGAACAAGCTGCCTGAGCTGGGTCGAGCTGTAGGGCGTACATTCCGTGAGTTTAAAAACGGGGCACGCGATATTTTATCAGAAGATGAACGGACTGAGCGTAAAGACAGCAAAGATAGTGTGGTCAAAGCATCACAAACGACGTCTTCAGAAGTTCAACCTCAGCCTGAGGATAAACGCTTGTCATAG
- the tatC gene encoding twin-arginine translocase subunit TatC: MTPSEHEMPLMEHLGELRRRMIYVLIVFVLALAGGLFAAGTVYDWLIRSGSARAFQLNAFSFWDGIGIYMKIAMIIGIAVALPFACYQLWKFVSPGLRPQERSATLRYVPYVLLLFIIGTAFAYFIIFPMAIQFTSSVTKSMGLQETYGIAQYFTFMFNIVLPVALLFELPLLIMFLTGIHVLTPMRLRKWRKISYFLLVFVAVVITPPDFISDFLVAIPLLVLYEVSVYLSSVVYRKQLRAQEEREAQLRVASE; this comes from the coding sequence TTGACCCCATCAGAGCATGAAATGCCGCTAATGGAACATCTGGGAGAGCTTCGCCGCAGAATGATCTATGTGCTAATTGTATTTGTATTGGCACTGGCTGGTGGTCTGTTCGCGGCGGGTACTGTATATGACTGGCTTATTCGCTCCGGTTCGGCGCGAGCTTTTCAGTTAAACGCGTTTTCCTTTTGGGACGGGATTGGTATCTACATGAAGATCGCCATGATCATCGGGATTGCGGTGGCGCTACCGTTTGCATGCTACCAACTGTGGAAATTTGTCAGCCCGGGATTAAGGCCGCAAGAACGAAGTGCGACTTTGCGGTATGTGCCTTATGTGCTGCTTTTATTCATCATTGGGACAGCTTTTGCTTATTTCATTATTTTCCCGATGGCGATTCAGTTTACATCGTCTGTCACCAAAAGTATGGGATTACAGGAAACGTACGGGATCGCACAATATTTCACCTTTATGTTTAATATTGTACTGCCTGTAGCGCTACTGTTTGAGCTCCCCCTGCTTATCATGTTTCTGACGGGGATTCATGTTTTAACACCAATGCGGCTTCGCAAATGGCGGAAGATTTCTTATTTTCTGCTGGTGTTTGTCGCGGTTGTCATTACCCCACCGGATTTTATTTCCGATTTTTTGGTGGCGATTCCGTTGCTGGTGTTATATGAAGTGAGCGTGTACTTGTCTTCGGTCGTGTACCGCAAGCAACTGCGTGCACAGGAGGAACGTGAGGCTCAATTGCGTGTAGCTTCAGAATAA
- the groES gene encoding co-chaperone GroES, translated as MIKPLGERVLVEAIEQETTTSFGIVLPDSAKEKPQEGKIIAVGAGALKDGARIPLEVKEGDRVIFSKYAGTEIKYEGKEYLIMKESDIHAIIG; from the coding sequence ATGATCAAACCTTTGGGTGAACGCGTATTGGTGGAAGCAATTGAGCAAGAGACAACGACTTCCTTCGGGATCGTACTTCCTGACTCTGCCAAGGAAAAGCCGCAAGAAGGCAAAATTATCGCGGTTGGCGCAGGCGCATTGAAAGACGGTGCCCGTATTCCTCTGGAAGTAAAAGAAGGCGACCGTGTCATTTTCTCTAAATACGCTGGAACGGAAATCAAATATGAAGGTAAAGAATATTTGATTATGAAAGAAAGCGATATTCACGCGATCATCGGTTAA